A single window of Chromatiales bacterium DNA harbors:
- a CDS encoding TraR/DksA family transcriptional regulator, producing the protein MPTDISEQDRSHFRRLLEARRKDLLEDIRTILLEQQEQHFVDLAGRVHDLEEESVADLLVDLNIAAMERHIEELHDIENALRRIERQTYGECVDCGVSIDKPRLEAYPTAKRCLDCQQRHEQTHAGNRHPTL; encoded by the coding sequence ATGCCGACAGACATCAGCGAACAAGATCGCAGTCATTTCCGCCGCCTGCTGGAAGCCCGCCGCAAGGATCTGCTGGAGGACATCCGCACGATCCTGCTGGAACAACAGGAGCAGCACTTCGTCGACCTGGCCGGCCGGGTGCACGACCTTGAAGAGGAATCCGTCGCCGACCTGCTGGTCGACCTCAACATCGCCGCCATGGAGCGGCACATCGAGGAGCTCCACGACATCGAGAATGCGCTGCGCCGCATCGAACGGCAGACCTATGGCGAATGCGTCGATTGCGGTGTATCCATCGACAAGCCCCGCCTTGAGGCCTACCCCACGGCCAAGCGCTGCCTGGACTGCCAGCAGCGCCACGAACAGACCCACGCGGGCAACCGCCATCCCACGCTATAG